Proteins co-encoded in one Xanthomonas campestris pv. badrii genomic window:
- a CDS encoding DMT family transporter: MPTSDLRKAQLQIHFCVLLWGITAILGKLITLQALPLVWWRMLIVVVALALWPRVWRGLRGLSARVVLGYCGIGALVALHWLTFYGAIKLANASVAATCIALAPVFTAVIEPWVTQRPFRPRELLFGLAVLPGVALVVGGVPDGMHAGVLVGAVSAVFVGLFGSLNKRMVAHADPLTVTALELGAGTLTLTLLAPAMPLLLPSLHGDLLVIPGLHDGILLLALSLACTLLPFALALVALRHLSAYSVQLVTNLEPVYAIVLAIALLGEQRELTLQFYLGVAIILGAVFLHPVLERRRKVVHPELLGTAEAKTIVD, translated from the coding sequence ATGCCCACCTCCGACCTGCGCAAGGCGCAACTGCAAATCCATTTCTGCGTCCTGCTCTGGGGGATCACCGCGATCCTGGGCAAGCTGATCACGCTGCAGGCGCTGCCGCTGGTGTGGTGGCGGATGCTGATCGTGGTGGTGGCGCTGGCGCTGTGGCCGCGGGTCTGGCGTGGGCTGCGGGGCCTGTCCGCGCGGGTGGTGCTGGGCTATTGCGGCATCGGCGCCCTGGTGGCCCTGCACTGGCTGACCTTCTATGGCGCCATCAAACTGGCCAATGCGTCGGTGGCGGCCACCTGCATCGCGCTGGCGCCGGTATTCACCGCGGTGATCGAGCCCTGGGTAACGCAGCGGCCGTTCCGCCCGCGCGAATTGCTGTTCGGCCTGGCGGTGCTGCCCGGGGTGGCGCTGGTGGTGGGCGGCGTGCCGGACGGCATGCACGCAGGCGTGCTGGTGGGCGCGGTTTCCGCGGTCTTCGTCGGGCTGTTCGGCTCGCTCAACAAGCGCATGGTGGCGCATGCCGACCCGCTCACCGTCACCGCGCTGGAGCTGGGCGCCGGCACGCTGACCCTGACCCTGCTGGCGCCGGCGATGCCGCTGCTGCTGCCATCGCTGCATGGCGATCTGCTGGTCATTCCCGGACTGCACGATGGCATTCTGCTGCTGGCCCTGTCGCTGGCCTGCACCCTGCTGCCGTTCGCCCTGGCGCTGGTCGCGCTGCGCCATCTGAGCGCGTATTCGGTGCAGCTGGTCACCAACCTCGAACCGGTCTACGCCATCGTGCTGGCCATCGCCCTGCTGGGCGAGCAGCGCGAGCTGACCCTGCAGTTCTATCTTGGCGTGGCGATCATCCTCGGCGCGGTGTTCCTGCATCCGGTGCTGGAACGGCGGCGCAAGGTGGTGCACCCGGAACTGCTGGGCACCGCCGAAGCCAAGACCATCGTCGACTGA
- a CDS encoding GGDEF domain-containing protein produces MIKPQLPGNEAERLIALRQYDLLDSPPERAFDDLTLVASTVCQTKMAAVVLVDAHRQWFKAAHGVPRSEAPRDISFCAHAILRPDEVMMVDDTLLDPRFFDNPMVTGEGAVRFYAGAPLVTSEGMPLGSLCVFDQAPAHLRDDQRAALQALSRQASHLLELRLAGKQLRQQLREREWYEQQMAQYYAAMEAVNADLVEQTRTDPLTGLPNRRAFTAALAAATQQTRVANQPLSVALLDVDHFKVVNDVHGHDQGDAVLRELSTLLRAHVAGSGTIARYGGEEFVLLLPNVDLQQARLQCEYLRQSVATMTIALPVTVSIGVAMLYPHESVEAVIKRADQALYAAKRGGRDRVVALD; encoded by the coding sequence GTGATCAAACCGCAATTGCCGGGAAACGAAGCCGAACGGCTGATCGCCCTGCGTCAGTACGACCTGCTGGATTCGCCACCCGAGCGCGCCTTCGATGACCTCACCCTGGTGGCCTCCACCGTCTGCCAGACGAAGATGGCGGCGGTGGTGCTGGTGGACGCGCACCGGCAGTGGTTCAAGGCTGCCCATGGCGTGCCGCGCAGCGAGGCGCCGCGTGACATCTCGTTCTGCGCGCACGCCATCCTGCGCCCGGACGAAGTGATGATGGTCGACGACACCTTGCTGGATCCGCGCTTCTTCGATAACCCGATGGTCACCGGCGAGGGCGCAGTGCGCTTCTATGCCGGCGCGCCGCTGGTCACCAGCGAAGGCATGCCGCTGGGCTCGCTGTGCGTGTTCGACCAGGCGCCGGCGCACCTGCGCGATGACCAGCGCGCTGCCTTGCAGGCCTTGTCGCGGCAGGCCTCGCATCTGCTGGAACTGCGCCTGGCCGGCAAGCAGCTGCGCCAGCAGTTGCGCGAGCGCGAATGGTACGAGCAGCAGATGGCGCAGTATTACGCGGCAATGGAGGCGGTCAATGCCGACCTGGTCGAGCAGACCCGCACCGATCCACTGACCGGCCTGCCCAATCGCCGCGCCTTCACCGCCGCACTGGCGGCCGCCACCCAGCAGACGCGGGTGGCCAACCAGCCGCTGTCGGTGGCGTTGCTGGACGTGGATCACTTCAAGGTGGTCAACGACGTGCACGGGCACGACCAGGGCGACGCGGTGCTGCGCGAGCTGTCCACGCTGCTGCGTGCGCATGTGGCCGGTAGCGGCACCATCGCGCGGTACGGCGGCGAAGAGTTCGTGTTGTTGCTGCCCAATGTGGACCTACAGCAGGCGCGGCTGCAGTGCGAATACCTGCGGCAAAGCGTGGCGACCATGACGATTGCCTTGCCGGTCACGGTGAGCATCGGTGTGGCCATGCTGTATCCGCACGAAAGCGTGGAGGCGGTGATCAAGCGCGCCGACCAGGCCTTGTACGCCGCCAAGCGCGGTGGGCGCGACCGGGTGGTGGCGCTGGACTAG
- a CDS encoding pseudouridine synthase: protein MTNRLNKHIAETGFCSRREADRLIGERRVTVNGVVAGTGAVVGEDDTVLVDGQPLRAREARKPGGRKHVYIALNKPVGITCTTESSVKGNIVEFVGHEQRIFPIGRLDKDSEGLILMTSNGNIVNEILRAENRHQKEYLVAVNKPVTDEFLRGMARGVRIHNETTLPCRTARIAKFGFRIVLEQGLNRQIRLMAAEFGYRVTQLRRVRIDNIKLAALKPGQWRNLSDAELRGLLPQRTDL, encoded by the coding sequence ATGACCAACCGACTCAACAAGCATATCGCCGAGACCGGCTTTTGCTCGCGCCGCGAGGCCGACCGCCTGATCGGCGAGCGCCGCGTCACCGTCAATGGCGTGGTGGCCGGCACCGGTGCGGTGGTGGGCGAGGACGATACCGTGCTGGTGGACGGCCAACCGCTGCGCGCACGCGAGGCCAGGAAGCCCGGCGGCCGCAAGCATGTCTACATCGCGCTCAACAAGCCGGTAGGCATCACCTGCACCACCGAGAGTTCGGTCAAGGGCAATATCGTGGAATTCGTCGGCCACGAGCAGCGCATTTTTCCGATCGGCCGTCTGGACAAGGATTCCGAAGGGCTGATCCTGATGACCAGCAACGGCAACATCGTCAACGAGATCCTGCGCGCAGAGAACCGCCATCAGAAGGAATACCTGGTAGCGGTCAACAAGCCGGTCACCGATGAATTCCTGCGCGGCATGGCGCGCGGCGTGCGCATCCATAACGAGACCACGTTGCCGTGCCGCACTGCGCGGATCGCCAAGTTCGGGTTCCGCATCGTGCTGGAGCAGGGCTTGAACCGGCAGATCCGCCTGATGGCCGCCGAGTTCGGGTACCGGGTGACGCAGCTGCGCCGGGTGCGGATCGACAACATCAAGCTGGCCGCGCTCAAACCGGGGCAATGGCGCAATCTCAGCGATGCGGAGCTGCGTGGGTTGCTGCCGCAGCGCACCGATTTGTAA
- a CDS encoding putative bifunctional diguanylate cyclase/phosphodiesterase produces the protein MAQAARKRGGQTLHLVRGWLTLPLALLIGMAVVMAVGSALVIETQSGATAWIVGESQWSKAQQESVYWLERYLGSGDPADLQAACRALEVPLGDRSARIAVEQPVIDWGAVHAGLAAGRNAPEDMAQMVRLYRYGQGVPYLGEAIALWKRTDADILQLSALADRAASAQATGKPDPRTLQALRDELHLLDARMRSDAAEFLVLLTRCARLLHDVMVVCSLATLLLVLTTCVLAMRRIRDYLLSHEGRFRTAFQQAALGMVKFDLRGHVLDANASMATILRYRPDELPGCTLADVMHLDDIVLDDRGMIDWPRLMQSGELRFLRADGGVMWGRWSASLVEPGPEEPTLVLAVIEDVSHAHELADEVAFHARHDALTGLINRREIERRLLRLIEPPQSPQLCHALCFVDLDHFKLVNDTFGHAVGDKFLCHFADVITMQLRPGDWLGRLGGDEFAILLANTDLAQAQALLERMHGVLGQPWSHQDGRPLTPSCSFGVVEIRQGASDVNALMTAADLACFAAKEEGRNRIRCLGESDLALARRRHDGGWISAVQQAIAEQRLLLYAQKIQVLNDPGRLQYEVLVRMRARDGRVLSPGEFLPAVERYGLGRMVDAYVLETLCAQLAASPMHVATLDLCHVNLSAQSIAQPDFLDFVCALFERYPALVPKLCMEITETAVIGDLEHAQRFVQSVRARGCHVALDDFGSGLASFGYLKQFTVDVLKIDCGFVRNYAHDAVDRAAVHSIAQVGLALGIEVVAEGVESECDIPGLREAGVGQVQGFSLHRPCPLEDLIAPQPLLMVNG, from the coding sequence ATGGCACAGGCAGCACGCAAGCGTGGTGGGCAGACCCTGCACCTGGTCCGCGGCTGGCTGACGCTGCCCCTGGCGCTGCTGATCGGCATGGCGGTGGTCATGGCAGTGGGCTCGGCGCTGGTGATCGAAACCCAGTCCGGCGCAACCGCCTGGATCGTTGGCGAAAGCCAGTGGTCCAAGGCCCAGCAGGAATCGGTGTACTGGCTGGAACGGTACCTGGGCAGCGGCGATCCGGCCGACCTGCAGGCCGCCTGCCGCGCGCTGGAAGTGCCGCTGGGGGATCGCTCGGCGCGCATCGCGGTCGAGCAGCCGGTGATCGACTGGGGCGCGGTGCATGCCGGTCTGGCCGCTGGCCGCAATGCCCCTGAGGACATGGCGCAGATGGTGCGGCTGTACCGCTATGGCCAGGGCGTGCCGTACCTGGGCGAGGCGATTGCGCTGTGGAAGCGCACCGATGCCGACATCCTGCAATTGAGTGCGCTGGCCGACCGCGCCGCCTCGGCACAGGCCACCGGCAAACCGGACCCGCGCACGTTGCAGGCGCTGCGCGACGAACTGCATCTGCTGGATGCGCGCATGCGCAGCGATGCGGCCGAATTCCTGGTGTTGCTGACCCGCTGCGCGCGCCTGCTGCACGACGTGATGGTGGTCTGCAGCCTGGCCACCTTGCTGCTGGTGCTGACCACCTGCGTGCTGGCGATGCGCCGCATCCGCGATTACCTGCTGTCGCACGAGGGGCGCTTTCGCACCGCGTTCCAGCAGGCCGCGCTGGGCATGGTCAAGTTCGACCTGCGTGGCCATGTGCTCGATGCCAACGCGTCGATGGCCACTATCCTGCGCTACCGCCCGGACGAACTGCCGGGCTGCACGCTGGCGGACGTGATGCATCTGGACGACATCGTGCTGGACGACCGCGGGATGATCGACTGGCCGCGCCTGATGCAATCGGGCGAGCTGCGCTTTCTGCGGGCCGATGGCGGGGTGATGTGGGGCCGCTGGAGCGCTTCGCTGGTGGAGCCTGGCCCGGAAGAGCCCACGCTGGTGCTGGCGGTGATCGAGGATGTCTCGCACGCGCACGAACTGGCCGACGAGGTCGCCTTCCACGCGCGCCACGATGCCCTGACCGGCCTGATCAACCGCCGCGAGATCGAGCGCCGCCTGCTGCGGCTGATCGAGCCGCCGCAGTCGCCGCAGCTGTGCCATGCGCTGTGCTTCGTCGATCTGGACCATTTCAAGCTGGTCAACGACACCTTCGGGCACGCGGTCGGCGACAAGTTCCTGTGCCACTTCGCCGATGTCATCACCATGCAGCTGCGCCCGGGCGATTGGCTGGGGCGGCTGGGGGGCGACGAGTTCGCGATCCTGCTGGCCAATACCGACCTGGCGCAGGCGCAAGCGCTGCTGGAGCGCATGCATGGCGTGCTCGGGCAGCCGTGGAGCCACCAGGACGGCCGGCCGCTGACGCCCAGTTGCAGCTTCGGAGTGGTGGAGATCCGCCAGGGCGCCAGCGACGTCAATGCCTTGATGACCGCGGCCGACCTGGCCTGTTTCGCGGCCAAGGAAGAAGGCCGCAACCGCATTCGCTGCTTAGGCGAAAGCGATCTCGCTCTGGCGCGGCGGCGTCACGACGGTGGCTGGATCAGCGCCGTGCAACAGGCCATCGCCGAACAGCGCCTGCTGCTGTATGCGCAGAAGATCCAGGTGCTGAACGACCCCGGGCGCCTGCAATACGAAGTGCTGGTGCGCATGCGCGCGCGCGACGGGCGGGTGCTGAGCCCGGGCGAATTCCTGCCGGCGGTGGAGCGCTACGGGCTGGGGCGCATGGTCGATGCCTATGTGCTGGAAACCCTGTGCGCGCAGCTGGCCGCCAGCCCGATGCATGTGGCCACGCTGGACCTGTGCCACGTCAACCTGTCCGCGCAATCGATCGCGCAACCGGACTTTCTCGATTTCGTCTGCGCCCTGTTCGAGCGTTATCCCGCGCTGGTGCCCAAGTTGTGCATGGAAATCACCGAGACCGCCGTGATCGGCGACCTGGAACATGCGCAGCGCTTCGTGCAGAGCGTGCGCGCGCGCGGCTGCCATGTGGCGCTGGACGACTTCGGCAGCGGGCTGGCCTCGTTCGGCTACCTCAAGCAGTTCACCGTGGATGTGCTGAAGATCGATTGCGGCTTCGTGCGCAACTACGCGCACGATGCAGTGGATCGCGCGGCGGTGCATTCGATCGCCCAGGTCGGCCTGGCGCTGGGCATCGAAGTGGTGGCAGAAGGCGTGGAGTCGGAGTGCGATATTCCCGGCCTGCGCGAGGCGGGGGTGGGCCAGGTACAGGGGTTCAGCCTGCATCGCCCGTGTCCGCTGGAGGACCTGATCGCGCCGCAGCCGCTGCTGATGGTCAACGGCTAG
- a CDS encoding DEAD/DEAH box helicase yields the protein MTQESSAPLLFADLGLSDAVMKAVAAVGYETPSPIQAATIPALLAGRDVLGQAQTGTGKTAAFALPVLSNADLRQVKPQALVLAPTRELAIQVAEAFQKYAEAIPGFRVLPVYGGQPYAQQLSALKRGVHVVVGTPGRVIDHLDRGTLDLSQLKTLVLDEADEMLRMGFIDDVEAVLKKLPEQRQVALFSATMPPAIRRIAQTYLKDPAEVTIAAKTTTSANIRQRYWWVSGLHKLDALTRILEVEPFDGMIIFARTKAATEELAQKLQARGMAAAAINGDMQQAAREKTIAQLKDGKLDILVATDVAARGLDVERISHVLNYDIPYDTESYVHRIGRTGRAGRSGEAILFVTPREKGMLRSIERATRQPIEEMQLPSVDAVNDTRVARFMTRITETLAGGQIEMYRDLLQRYEAENNVPAIDIAAALARLLQGDAPFLLTPPVRGAREDTAPRERHERADRGDRPRFEPKFERGPRADSDRAPRPPRGEDAGSERPRREPAPRGEPEFGMESYRIEVGHSHGVKPANIVGAIANEAGLESRYIGRIDIQDDYSILDLPADMPRELLQHLKKVWVSGQQLNMRKLEDGKAAAPSKPRFPRGGKPSGRPNGPGRPMDRAGAPHRKGPPKPRGE from the coding sequence ATGACCCAAGAATCTTCCGCGCCGCTGCTGTTTGCAGACCTCGGCCTCTCGGACGCTGTGATGAAGGCCGTTGCCGCCGTCGGCTACGAGACCCCTTCGCCGATCCAGGCCGCCACCATCCCGGCGCTGCTGGCCGGCCGCGACGTGCTCGGCCAGGCCCAGACCGGTACCGGTAAGACTGCCGCGTTCGCGCTGCCGGTGTTGTCCAATGCCGACCTGCGCCAGGTCAAGCCGCAGGCGCTGGTGCTGGCCCCGACCCGCGAGCTGGCCATCCAGGTTGCCGAGGCGTTCCAGAAGTATGCCGAAGCCATTCCCGGCTTCCGCGTGCTGCCGGTCTACGGCGGCCAGCCCTATGCCCAGCAGCTCAGTGCACTCAAGCGCGGCGTGCATGTGGTGGTGGGCACGCCGGGCCGGGTGATCGATCACCTGGACCGCGGCACCCTGGACCTGTCGCAGCTGAAGACGCTGGTGCTGGACGAAGCCGACGAAATGCTGCGCATGGGCTTCATCGACGATGTCGAGGCCGTGCTGAAGAAGCTGCCCGAGCAGCGCCAGGTGGCGCTGTTCTCGGCCACCATGCCGCCGGCCATTCGCCGGATCGCGCAGACCTATCTGAAAGACCCGGCCGAAGTCACCATCGCGGCCAAGACCACTACGTCGGCCAATATCCGCCAGCGTTACTGGTGGGTGAGCGGGCTGCATAAGCTGGACGCGCTGACCCGCATCCTGGAAGTGGAGCCGTTCGACGGCATGATCATCTTCGCGCGCACCAAGGCCGCCACCGAAGAGCTGGCGCAGAAGCTGCAGGCGCGCGGCATGGCTGCCGCCGCCATCAACGGCGACATGCAGCAGGCAGCGCGTGAGAAGACCATCGCCCAGCTCAAGGACGGCAAGCTGGACATCCTGGTCGCCACCGACGTGGCCGCGCGCGGCCTGGACGTGGAGCGCATCAGCCACGTGCTGAACTACGACATTCCGTACGACACCGAAAGCTATGTGCACCGCATCGGCCGTACCGGCCGTGCCGGCCGCAGCGGCGAGGCGATCCTGTTCGTCACCCCGCGCGAGAAGGGCATGCTGCGTTCGATCGAGCGCGCCACCCGCCAGCCGATCGAAGAGATGCAGCTGCCGAGCGTGGATGCGGTCAACGACACCCGCGTCGCGCGCTTCATGACCCGCATCACCGAGACCCTGGCCGGCGGCCAGATCGAGATGTACCGTGATCTGCTGCAGCGCTACGAGGCCGAAAACAACGTGCCGGCGATCGATATCGCCGCCGCGCTGGCCAGGTTGCTGCAGGGCGATGCGCCGTTCCTGCTGACCCCGCCGGTGCGTGGTGCGCGCGAGGACACTGCACCGCGCGAGCGTCATGAGCGTGCCGACCGCGGCGATCGTCCGCGCTTCGAGCCGAAGTTCGAGCGCGGCCCGCGTGCCGACAGCGACCGCGCACCGCGCCCGCCGCGTGGCGAGGATGCCGGCAGCGAGCGTCCGCGCCGTGAGCCTGCCCCGCGTGGCGAACCGGAGTTCGGCATGGAGAGCTATCGCATCGAAGTGGGCCACAGCCACGGCGTGAAGCCGGCCAACATCGTCGGCGCGATTGCCAACGAGGCCGGTCTGGAAAGCCGTTACATCGGCCGCATCGACATCCAGGACGATTACTCGATCCTGGACCTGCCGGCCGACATGCCGCGCGAACTGCTGCAGCACCTGAAGAAGGTCTGGGTGTCCGGCCAGCAGCTCAACATGCGCAAGCTGGAAGACGGCAAGGCCGCCGCGCCGTCCAAGCCGCGCTTCCCGCGCGGTGGCAAGCCGTCCGGCCGTCCGAATGGCCCGGGGCGTCCGATGGACCGCGCCGGCGCGCCGCACCGCAAGGGTCCGCCCAAGCCGCGCGGCGAGTAG
- a CDS encoding RNA-binding S4 domain-containing protein — MQILEFDIDGEYIELHQLLKLAGLADSGGQGKAIVASGAVNVDGAQELRKTAKIRPGQVVQLEDVEIRVMAMGPDAAPSE, encoded by the coding sequence ATGCAGATCCTGGAATTCGACATCGACGGCGAGTACATCGAGCTCCATCAGTTGCTCAAGCTGGCCGGCCTCGCCGACAGCGGCGGCCAGGGCAAGGCGATCGTCGCCAGCGGGGCGGTCAACGTCGACGGTGCGCAGGAGCTGCGCAAGACCGCCAAGATCCGTCCCGGCCAGGTGGTGCAGCTGGAGGACGTGGAGATTCGCGTGATGGCGATGGGCCCGGACGCGGCACCGAGCGAATGA
- the ubiM gene encoding 5-demethoxyubiquinol-8 5-hydroxylase UbiM has product MQRVDIAIVGAGPVGLSLARTLAGTGLSMVLVDQQPHAQLADPAFDGREIALTHASRALLEQSGIWQQFPAEAISPLRDARVMDGRSAFALTFAASAPGVADLGWLVPNHLIRRAAWKAVQGQDGVELRCGCSVRAIEYSSTDVQLQLSDGRRLSAHLLVAADSRFSSTRRLLGIGAQLRDFGKTMLVCRMRHALPHHHAAWEWFGYGKTLALLPLHGNRAGAVLTLPPRRIEALLALDAVRFGAAMTDAFEHRLGPMDQDGSRHAYPLIASYAQRFVSARAALIGDAAVGMHPVTAHGFNFGLQSQARLAERVRRAAASGRDIGSAALLHDYEHAHRVATRPLYEATNALAALYTDDRLPARLARAGALRAAHAVAPFKRAIAAHLVQRGV; this is encoded by the coding sequence ATGCAGAGGGTGGATATCGCGATCGTTGGTGCCGGGCCGGTGGGTCTGAGTCTTGCGCGCACGCTGGCTGGCACGGGCCTGTCGATGGTGTTGGTCGATCAGCAGCCGCACGCGCAGCTGGCCGACCCCGCCTTCGATGGGCGCGAGATCGCGCTGACCCATGCCTCGCGCGCCTTGCTGGAGCAATCGGGCATCTGGCAGCAATTCCCGGCCGAGGCAATCTCGCCGCTGCGCGATGCGCGGGTCATGGACGGACGGTCTGCATTTGCGCTGACCTTCGCAGCATCTGCACCTGGCGTGGCCGATCTCGGCTGGCTGGTGCCCAATCACCTGATCCGGCGCGCCGCCTGGAAGGCGGTGCAGGGCCAAGACGGGGTGGAGTTGCGCTGCGGTTGCAGCGTGCGGGCGATCGAGTACAGCAGCACCGACGTGCAGCTCCAACTGTCCGATGGCCGGCGGCTGTCGGCGCATCTGCTGGTGGCTGCCGACAGCCGGTTTTCCAGTACCCGGCGCCTGCTCGGTATTGGTGCGCAGCTGCGCGACTTCGGCAAGACCATGCTGGTGTGTCGCATGCGGCATGCGCTGCCGCATCACCATGCGGCGTGGGAGTGGTTCGGCTATGGCAAGACGCTGGCATTGCTGCCTCTGCATGGCAATCGCGCCGGCGCGGTGCTGACCTTGCCGCCGCGACGGATCGAGGCCTTGCTTGCGCTCGACGCCGTGCGGTTCGGCGCCGCGATGACCGACGCATTCGAGCACCGCCTGGGTCCGATGGATCAGGACGGCAGCCGGCATGCGTATCCACTGATCGCCAGCTATGCGCAGCGCTTCGTGAGCGCGCGTGCGGCGTTGATCGGCGATGCGGCGGTGGGCATGCATCCGGTCACCGCCCACGGGTTCAACTTCGGACTGCAGAGCCAGGCACGCCTGGCCGAGCGCGTGCGTCGAGCCGCGGCCAGCGGGCGGGACATCGGCAGCGCCGCGCTGCTGCACGACTACGAGCACGCGCATCGCGTCGCCACACGTCCCTTGTACGAGGCCACCAATGCCCTGGCGGCGCTCTACACGGACGATCGCCTGCCGGCACGGCTCGCCCGAGCGGGAGCGCTGCGGGCCGCACATGCGGTGGCACCATTCAAGCGGGCGATTGCTGCGCATCTGGTCCAGCGGGGTGTCTGA
- a CDS encoding MAPEG family protein produces MQLTIELKMLGWAMVLGLVQLLAASASMTAQRGTKWNASARDGDAKPLTGVAASLDRAFRNYLETFPIFAAAVLAVSVAGRTSAETALAVQLYLWARVAYVPVYAAGIAYLRSAIWVVSFWGIIKLVRALLGL; encoded by the coding sequence ATGCAACTGACGATCGAACTGAAGATGCTGGGCTGGGCCATGGTGCTCGGCCTGGTGCAGCTGCTGGCCGCCTCGGCCAGCATGACCGCCCAGCGCGGCACCAAGTGGAACGCGAGCGCACGCGATGGCGATGCCAAGCCGCTGACCGGTGTGGCGGCCAGCCTGGACCGCGCATTCCGCAACTATCTGGAGACCTTTCCGATCTTCGCGGCTGCGGTGCTGGCGGTGAGCGTGGCGGGGCGTACCAGTGCGGAGACTGCACTGGCCGTGCAGCTGTACCTGTGGGCGCGCGTGGCCTATGTGCCGGTCTATGCGGCCGGTATTGCCTACCTGCGCAGTGCGATCTGGGTGGTGTCGTTCTGGGGCATCATCAAGCTGGTGCGTGCACTGCTGGGTCTGTGA
- a CDS encoding DUF4019 domain-containing protein, with protein MRHPRLLVALVFAPALVFAQQPPSSNRAATAPAAQPAPVTRTAATAQPAAAAQKPAAPALSPAQQAQVAKQDIEMTQAALRVAQMVDTYKAAAIWDGASRVAKSAVKRDAFVAQLGGERARLGAVVGRGQSSVTRVKYGPGAQVPEGLYVNVSFPTRFANAQQPVRELVSFRLDEDKTWRVAGYSLRTAVK; from the coding sequence ATGCGTCATCCTCGTTTGCTTGTTGCGCTGGTGTTTGCTCCAGCGCTGGTGTTCGCGCAACAACCGCCGTCTTCCAATCGCGCCGCCACCGCACCTGCGGCGCAACCGGCACCCGTCACGCGCACTGCGGCGACGGCGCAACCAGCGGCTGCGGCGCAAAAGCCGGCGGCGCCGGCACTGAGTCCCGCTCAACAGGCACAGGTGGCCAAGCAGGACATCGAGATGACCCAGGCCGCCTTGCGCGTGGCGCAGATGGTCGACACCTACAAGGCCGCGGCGATCTGGGATGGTGCCTCCCGCGTGGCCAAGAGCGCGGTCAAGCGCGATGCCTTCGTGGCGCAGTTGGGCGGCGAGCGCGCGCGCCTGGGTGCGGTCGTCGGTCGCGGCCAGAGCTCGGTGACGCGGGTCAAGTACGGTCCTGGCGCACAGGTGCCCGAAGGGCTGTACGTCAACGTCAGTTTCCCGACCCGGTTCGCCAATGCGCAGCAGCCGGTGCGCGAGCTGGTGTCGTTCCGTCTGGACGAGGACAAGACCTGGCGTGTGGCGGGCTACAGCCTGCGCACGGCGGTGAAGTGA